From Acidimicrobiales bacterium, one genomic window encodes:
- a CDS encoding putative toxin-antitoxin system toxin component, PIN family — protein sequence MRVVLDANVWVSAAIRSGPAHRIVQSWLAGAAAFDVVICPELVAEVEDVLTQRPRMRKWIPLDVAERFVETLRVLADVVPDPIEIEAITRDIDDDYLVALAREHGADYIVTGDKDLLEWPDQRPAVLTPAAFAELVGE from the coding sequence ATGAGGGTGGTGCTCGATGCCAACGTGTGGGTGTCGGCTGCGATCCGTAGCGGGCCGGCCCATCGGATCGTGCAGTCCTGGCTTGCCGGAGCGGCCGCGTTCGACGTCGTGATCTGCCCGGAACTCGTCGCAGAGGTTGAAGACGTCCTCACCCAGCGACCGAGGATGCGCAAGTGGATTCCGCTCGACGTCGCCGAGCGGTTCGTCGAAACGCTCCGGGTTCTTGCCGACGTCGTCCCAGACCCGATCGAGATCGAGGCAATCACCCGAGACATCGACGACGACTACCTTGTCGCCCTCGCCCGCGAGCACGGCGCCGACTACATCGTGACCGGTGACAAGGATCTGCTCGAGTGGCCCGACCAGCGCCCGGCGGTGCTGACGCCCGCTGCGTTCGCCGAGCTGGTGGGGGAGTAG